The following are from one region of the candidate division KSB1 bacterium genome:
- a CDS encoding DNA internalization-related competence protein ComEC/Rec2, with protein MRGVQNRPAVMAALSLLLGMIAANRFCIPTAAAWGIAVGCFFSLLFAYFRQKKRCFWALGVFALGSLGVILVNRQHRLPSSFDISSYADIPRLTALEGVVCSLPEEIESGATAIVQVDSVWIDGVGHSACGRCLVRWFYRPEDLRYGDRIVARGKLRLPPGERNPGDFDYRRYLAAQKISALFYVVSPSDFLRLRRGEGNPFMRLIVSPVQRFAVGLIDREIGGREGALLKGLLLGLRRDIDVEVHEAFADLGVIHVLAVSGLHVGFVAALLIGLFGLFRLREPWRSLAALAGLFFYAALTGFKPPVFRATIMAAIYLTGRLLQRKADLFNTLAVAAIIILLIEPLQLFEIGFQLSFAAVLGIGFFYGELMRPFEKSMRRLQEQGRSLVRAAFSLLMVSVSAQIATLPLTIAYFNRIPLYSLPANLLVVPTVQLIVIWEFLMLLIAPFTAGAASCLANLLWLGLKLLIQLVQWAADLPYASLTAGSSSAPYFLLVLCCFSIFYAWSGRRWRFAVIGAALVALNLIVWRAAMAPPHGLLLTFLDVGQGDAILLQFPNGKTMLVDCGDRTETFDAGRSIVVPYLRRQGVHKLHTLVLTHPHADHIAGAEYLLRHLSVGRVVWNNVPSLDPSAAVIDSLLQALKLPIKRLSAGDTLLLDEEAVVMVMHPPLRSAEAPVQNINNESIVLKCVAFGFSVLLTGDAEIPAETEMIQCYGPLLTAEILKLGHHGSVTASGKEFRRLVAAKTSIVSVGRGNRFGLPSRKLMKEISRESQLVRMDENGAVQFLIRPEGISRLR; from the coding sequence ATGAGGGGGGTTCAGAATAGACCAGCGGTCATGGCGGCGCTGAGTCTTTTACTCGGCATGATCGCCGCTAACCGCTTTTGTATACCGACTGCGGCAGCTTGGGGTATTGCCGTCGGCTGCTTTTTCTCCTTACTCTTTGCATACTTTCGGCAAAAGAAACGATGTTTCTGGGCTCTCGGCGTTTTCGCGCTTGGCTCGTTAGGGGTGATTTTGGTCAACCGCCAACACCGATTGCCGTCCTCGTTCGATATAAGTTCCTACGCCGATATTCCACGACTTACGGCATTGGAGGGCGTTGTCTGCTCATTGCCGGAAGAAATCGAAAGCGGCGCAACAGCCATCGTCCAGGTGGACAGCGTATGGATCGACGGCGTCGGTCATTCCGCCTGCGGCCGCTGCCTGGTGCGCTGGTTCTACAGACCGGAGGACCTGCGTTATGGGGACCGCATCGTTGCCCGAGGCAAGTTAAGATTACCCCCCGGCGAGAGGAATCCGGGAGATTTTGATTACCGCCGCTATTTGGCGGCGCAGAAAATCTCAGCGCTTTTTTATGTCGTCTCTCCAAGCGACTTTTTGCGGCTGAGGCGCGGAGAAGGCAACCCTTTTATGCGCTTAATAGTGTCGCCGGTGCAGCGATTTGCCGTCGGATTGATCGATCGTGAGATCGGCGGTCGAGAGGGAGCTTTGCTCAAAGGGCTGCTCTTGGGATTACGGCGAGACATCGATGTCGAGGTTCATGAAGCGTTTGCCGATCTCGGCGTCATCCATGTCCTGGCGGTTTCGGGACTGCACGTCGGATTCGTTGCGGCGCTGCTGATCGGCTTGTTCGGACTCTTTCGCCTGAGAGAGCCTTGGCGGAGTCTTGCGGCATTGGCCGGATTATTTTTTTATGCTGCGCTCACCGGCTTCAAGCCGCCCGTCTTTCGTGCGACGATCATGGCGGCAATTTATTTGACCGGCAGATTGCTGCAAAGAAAAGCCGATCTGTTTAATACCTTGGCCGTCGCAGCAATTATTATTCTGCTCATTGAACCCCTGCAGCTTTTTGAGATCGGCTTTCAATTGAGTTTTGCAGCTGTCCTGGGCATCGGTTTCTTTTACGGCGAGTTAATGCGTCCCTTTGAAAAAAGTATGCGTCGCCTTCAGGAGCAGGGGAGAAGCCTGGTGCGTGCTGCCTTCTCACTGCTCATGGTGTCCGTGTCAGCGCAGATCGCCACGCTGCCGCTGACAATCGCTTATTTCAATCGTATTCCTCTTTATTCTCTGCCCGCAAATCTTCTCGTCGTGCCCACGGTGCAGCTTATCGTCATCTGGGAATTCCTCATGCTGCTTATCGCACCCTTTACGGCGGGGGCCGCTTCCTGTCTTGCCAACCTGCTTTGGCTGGGCTTGAAACTGCTGATTCAACTAGTGCAGTGGGCTGCCGACTTGCCCTACGCTTCTCTTACAGCCGGTTCTTCTTCGGCACCCTATTTTCTCTTGGTCTTGTGCTGCTTTTCTATTTTTTATGCGTGGAGCGGGCGCCGCTGGAGATTTGCAGTAATAGGAGCGGCTCTTGTCGCTTTGAATCTGATCGTTTGGCGTGCCGCAATGGCCCCGCCGCACGGCCTACTCTTGACGTTTCTGGACGTTGGTCAGGGTGACGCAATCCTTCTACAGTTTCCCAACGGCAAGACCATGCTGGTGGATTGCGGCGATCGCACGGAAACCTTTGATGCCGGAAGATCGATTGTCGTACCCTATCTTCGCCGTCAGGGCGTCCATAAACTGCACACGCTGGTGCTGACGCATCCCCACGCCGATCACATTGCCGGAGCCGAGTATCTGTTGCGGCATCTTTCGGTTGGACGCGTCGTTTGGAACAATGTGCCGTCCCTTGACCCCTCTGCAGCGGTTATCGACAGTCTTTTGCAGGCGCTCAAGCTGCCGATCAAACGCCTAAGCGCCGGCGACACGCTGCTGCTGGATGAGGAGGCGGTTGTAATGGTCATGCATCCGCCGCTCCGCAGCGCCGAAGCACCCGTCCAAAATATCAACAACGAATCGATTGTCCTTAAATGCGTCGCTTTCGGCTTTTCGGTTCTTTTGACCGGCGATGCGGAGATCCCCGCCGAGACGGAGATGATCCAATGCTATGGGCCGCTTTTGACTGCCGAAATTCTCAAACTCGGTCATCACGGCAGCGTTACGGCAAGCGGCAAAGAGTTTCGCCGTCTCGTGGCCGCTAAAACCTCGATCGTCTCTGTGGGCAGAGGAAACCGTTTCGGCCTGCCGTCCAGAAAGCTCATGAAGGAGATCAGCCGCGAAAGTCAACTCGTCCGCATGGACGAGAACGGCGCCGTCCAATTTCTCATTCGACCTGAGGGAATTTCTCGCCTGCGCTGA